One Flavobacterium sp. 90 DNA segment encodes these proteins:
- a CDS encoding glycoside hydrolase family 125 protein: MQQSRRKFIKNTGIFSAGLLALQTDVFGMNSDAFNFALKDFITKRPPLAERKFTSKAVEAAIVRIKKQIANPELAWLFENCFPNTLDTTVDFEIIDGKPDTYVITGDIDAMWLRDSTAQIWPYIPFVKEDKKLAELVKGVINRQTKCILLDPYANAFYKDFNQVSEWKNDMTKMQPGIHERKWEIDSLCYPIRLAHGYWKETGDISLFDSKWKEAMLLVIQTFKEQQRWTDKGPYNFQRVTAWATDGVPLSGYGYPVKPCGLIVSTFRPSDDSTLFGYLIPSNMFAIEVLGYLQEIFSLPALKDDNLVAKAKELQGQVQKGLEENGIIDHPKFGKIIAFEVNGYGSFHMMDDANVPSLLSLPYLGAIEPDNQLYLNTRKVVLSENNPFFYKGKAGEGVGGPHTGTDTIWPMSIVLRAITSVEENEIKHCISNLIKTNADTGFMHESFHKDDVTKFTRKWFAWANTLFGEMIVHTSIHYPQILKDKNI, translated from the coding sequence ATGCAGCAATCACGTAGAAAATTTATAAAAAATACAGGGATTTTTTCAGCAGGATTATTAGCACTTCAAACCGATGTTTTCGGAATGAATTCAGATGCTTTCAATTTTGCATTAAAAGATTTTATTACCAAAAGACCACCATTAGCCGAAAGAAAATTTACGAGTAAAGCCGTTGAAGCAGCAATCGTAAGAATCAAAAAGCAAATAGCAAATCCGGAATTGGCCTGGTTGTTTGAAAACTGTTTTCCAAACACTTTAGATACAACCGTAGATTTTGAAATTATCGACGGAAAACCTGATACGTATGTAATTACAGGAGATATCGATGCGATGTGGTTGCGTGATAGTACAGCGCAAATTTGGCCGTATATTCCGTTTGTTAAAGAAGATAAAAAACTGGCTGAATTGGTAAAAGGAGTAATCAATCGCCAAACGAAATGTATTTTATTAGATCCTTATGCGAATGCTTTTTACAAAGATTTCAATCAGGTAAGCGAATGGAAAAATGACATGACCAAAATGCAGCCTGGTATTCACGAACGCAAATGGGAAATTGACAGTTTGTGTTATCCAATAAGACTTGCACACGGATATTGGAAAGAAACCGGAGACATCAGTTTATTTGACAGTAAGTGGAAAGAAGCCATGCTTTTGGTTATTCAAACATTCAAAGAACAACAACGCTGGACCGATAAAGGACCGTATAATTTTCAGCGAGTTACGGCTTGGGCTACAGATGGCGTGCCGTTAAGTGGTTACGGATATCCGGTAAAACCATGCGGATTAATTGTTTCGACCTTCAGACCAAGTGACGATAGTACTTTGTTTGGGTATTTGATTCCGAGTAATATGTTTGCGATTGAAGTTCTTGGATATCTTCAGGAAATTTTCTCTTTGCCAGCATTAAAAGACGATAATTTAGTGGCTAAAGCCAAAGAATTACAAGGACAAGTTCAGAAAGGATTAGAAGAAAACGGAATCATCGATCATCCAAAATTTGGAAAAATCATTGCTTTTGAAGTAAACGGTTACGGAAGTTTCCATATGATGGATGATGCCAATGTTCCATCTTTATTATCATTGCCTTATTTAGGCGCGATAGAACCGGACAATCAACTTTATTTGAATACCAGAAAAGTAGTTCTTTCAGAAAATAATCCATTTTTCTATAAAGGAAAAGCGGGCGAAGGCGTTGGCGGACCACATACCGGAACAGATACGATCTGGCCAATGAGCATTGTTTTAAGAGCGATTACAAGTGTAGAGGAAAATGAAATAAAACACTGTATCAGTAATTTGATCAAAACAAATGCCGATACAGGATTTATGCACGAATCTTTTCATAAAGACGATGTAACCAAGTTTACCAGAAAATGGTTTGCGTGGGCAAATACATTATTCGGCGAAATGATTGTTCATACGAGTATTCATTATCCACAAATTTTAAAAGACAAAAACATTTAA
- a CDS encoding GH92 family glycosyl hydrolase, with amino-acid sequence MKIKSLIFLGVLQCCVFVNAQVKTLDPVEYVNPLMGTQSLHSLSNGNTYPAICRPWGMNFWTPQTGKMGDGWAYIYTAEKIRGFKQTHQPSPWMNDYGQFSIMPVTGKLIFEENERASWFSHKAEVSKPYYYSVYLADYDVTTEITATERAAHFQITFPENEQSSIVIDAFDKGSYIKIIPSENKIIGYTTRNSGGVPENFKNYFVLQFDKPFATNYTWHDKVLEKDKLELKDNHVGAVVGFKTKKGEIVNVKVSSSFISQEQAELNLKNELGTSSFNETVAQSKQEWNKVLGKLTAEGGSEEQLKTFYSSLYRTACFPQKQYEVNAKGEIVHYSPYNGQVLPGYMFAGTGFWDTFRALYPLLNLVYPSINTEMQQGLINDYKEGGFLPEWSSPGFRDVMVGNNSASVVTDAYIKGLRGYDINKLYEALLHGANNEGPLEAVGRKGVEYYNTLGYVPYDVKINENAARTLEYAYDDFTIWKLAKALNRPKKEISLYEKRMMNYKNLYNPSIGLMSGRNKDGSFPKDFNPFKWGDAFTEGNAWHYSWSVFHDVHGLIDLMGGEKKFTAKLDAVFSTPPIFDDSYYGAVIHEIREMQIMNMGQYAHGNQPIQHMIYLYNYAGEPWKTQYWSREVMNRLYKPTPDGYCGDEDNGQTSAWYVFSAMGFYPVCPGTEEYVLGAPLFKKLTLQLENGKQLVINAPNNSETNKYVQDLKWNNVTHTKNFINHFDVLKGGELNFDMSSKPNLQRGTSASSYPYSYSTSK; translated from the coding sequence ATGAAAATAAAGAGTTTAATTTTTTTAGGGGTATTACAATGTTGCGTTTTTGTAAACGCACAAGTTAAAACTTTAGATCCTGTAGAATATGTAAATCCTTTAATGGGAACACAATCTTTGCATAGTCTTTCGAACGGAAATACTTATCCTGCCATTTGCCGACCTTGGGGAATGAATTTCTGGACGCCACAAACCGGAAAAATGGGCGACGGATGGGCGTATATTTATACTGCAGAAAAGATTAGAGGATTCAAACAAACGCATCAGCCATCGCCTTGGATGAACGATTACGGACAGTTTTCGATCATGCCGGTAACCGGAAAATTGATTTTTGAAGAAAACGAAAGAGCAAGTTGGTTCAGCCATAAAGCGGAGGTTTCAAAACCATATTATTACAGCGTATATCTTGCAGATTATGATGTAACAACAGAAATTACAGCAACTGAAAGAGCAGCGCATTTTCAGATTACATTTCCTGAAAACGAACAATCTTCTATTGTAATCGATGCTTTTGATAAAGGATCTTACATTAAAATAATTCCGTCAGAAAATAAAATTATAGGATATACAACTAGAAATAGTGGTGGAGTTCCGGAAAATTTTAAGAACTATTTTGTTTTGCAATTTGATAAACCATTTGCGACTAATTATACTTGGCATGATAAAGTTTTAGAAAAAGATAAATTAGAATTAAAAGACAATCATGTTGGTGCAGTTGTAGGTTTTAAAACTAAAAAAGGAGAAATCGTAAACGTAAAAGTTTCTTCTTCATTTATTAGTCAGGAACAAGCAGAATTAAATTTGAAAAATGAATTAGGAACTTCTTCATTTAATGAAACCGTAGCACAATCAAAACAAGAATGGAATAAAGTTTTAGGAAAATTAACTGCCGAAGGTGGAAGCGAAGAACAACTAAAAACGTTTTATTCTAGCTTATACCGTACCGCTTGTTTTCCGCAGAAGCAATATGAAGTAAATGCAAAAGGAGAAATCGTGCATTACAGTCCGTATAACGGACAAGTTTTGCCGGGTTATATGTTTGCAGGAACAGGATTTTGGGATACTTTCCGCGCTTTATATCCTTTGTTAAATTTGGTTTATCCTTCGATCAATACAGAAATGCAGCAAGGATTAATCAACGATTATAAAGAAGGCGGTTTCTTGCCGGAATGGTCAAGTCCGGGATTTAGAGATGTAATGGTTGGGAATAATTCAGCTTCTGTAGTTACTGATGCTTATATCAAAGGATTACGAGGATATGATATTAATAAATTGTACGAAGCTTTATTGCATGGCGCTAATAACGAAGGACCATTAGAAGCTGTAGGAAGAAAAGGAGTAGAGTATTACAACACTTTAGGTTACGTTCCTTATGATGTAAAAATCAATGAAAATGCAGCCAGAACATTAGAATATGCTTACGATGATTTTACGATTTGGAAATTAGCAAAAGCTTTAAACCGTCCGAAGAAAGAAATCAGTTTATACGAAAAGCGAATGATGAATTATAAGAATCTTTATAATCCGTCGATTGGTTTAATGAGCGGTCGAAACAAAGACGGAAGTTTTCCAAAAGATTTCAATCCGTTTAAATGGGGAGATGCTTTTACCGAAGGAAATGCTTGGCATTACAGTTGGAGTGTTTTTCATGACGTTCATGGTTTGATCGATTTAATGGGCGGTGAGAAAAAATTCACGGCTAAATTAGATGCAGTTTTCTCAACTCCGCCAATTTTTGATGATAGTTATTATGGCGCAGTAATTCATGAAATCCGAGAAATGCAAATCATGAATATGGGACAATATGCTCACGGAAATCAGCCGATTCAGCACATGATTTATTTGTATAATTATGCTGGAGAACCTTGGAAAACACAATATTGGTCTCGCGAAGTGATGAACCGTTTGTACAAACCAACTCCGGACGGATATTGTGGAGACGAAGATAACGGACAAACTTCGGCTTGGTATGTTTTCTCAGCAATGGGATTCTATCCGGTTTGCCCGGGAACAGAAGAATATGTTCTTGGAGCACCATTATTTAAGAAATTAACCTTGCAATTAGAAAACGGAAAACAATTAGTAATCAATGCGCCAAACAATTCTGAAACCAATAAATATGTTCAGGATTTAAAATGGAACAATGTAACTCATACCAAAAATTTCATCAATCATTTTGATGTATTAAAAGGTGGAGAGTTAAATTTTGACATGAGCAGCAAACCTAATTTACAAAGAGGAACTTCGGCAAGTTCGTATCCATATTCTTATTCAACTTCAAAATAA
- a CDS encoding GH92 family glycosyl hydrolase, with amino-acid sequence MITKYKQIVFAIIMLINLSAISQEKKASLDYTQYVNPFIGSAGHGHVFVGANVPFGAVQLGPVNVFEGWDWCSGYNYASNTILGFTHTHLSGTGIGDLNDILLLPVSGKVPLTKGTKEDMATGYGSYFSHKNEVSKAGYYSVLLDKYKIKAELTASERVGFHKYTFNSTTDNHVLLDLADGIGWDKPVKTFIKKLNETTLVGYRYSAGWAADQRIFFTIEFSEPISNIALYDNITAVNGSEGEGLKMKAVLDFKTLKNKQVLVKVGISPVSYENASANIKAEIPGWDFNAVAKEATSKWNKELNKIQIKADDKTMKVFYTSLYHTMSAPSIFNDVNGDYRGTDKKVYEKANFTNYTTFSLWDTYRGLHPLYTITQPDKINDIVKSFLAIYEQQGRLPVWHLMGNETNTMNGNHSIAVIVDAYMKGYRDYDTALAYEAIKKTAMQTRDGMDYVQKLEYIPADKMLESVGNALEYAIDDYCVAQMAKSLGKTDDYNYFTKRANLYKLYFDKETTFMRGKLTDGNWRTPFNPLSSAHRKDDYVEGNAWQYTWLVPQDPYGLIELFGSDDKFLVKLDSLFLITDKVEGEEISPDISGLIGQYAQGNEPNHHIPYLYAYAGQPWKTAKLIREIDDKFYSTKPDGLCGNEDLGQMSAWYVLSSMGFYSVNPANGIYVLGSPLVNTATIHHKEGISFTLNAIDNSKTNIYIQKAEYNGKPYTKSYITQDMIVKGGELKLFMGSKPSTTFGVKKEDRPI; translated from the coding sequence ATGATTACAAAATACAAACAAATTGTTTTCGCTATAATTATGCTAATCAATTTATCTGCAATTTCGCAGGAAAAAAAAGCTAGTTTAGATTACACGCAATATGTAAATCCGTTTATTGGATCAGCAGGTCACGGACACGTTTTTGTGGGCGCGAATGTTCCTTTTGGAGCCGTACAATTAGGACCTGTAAATGTTTTTGAAGGTTGGGATTGGTGCAGTGGATACAACTACGCAAGTAACACAATTCTGGGATTCACACACACGCATTTAAGCGGAACCGGAATTGGAGATTTAAACGATATTTTGCTGCTTCCTGTTTCAGGAAAAGTGCCACTTACGAAAGGTACAAAAGAAGATATGGCAACTGGTTATGGATCTTATTTCTCTCATAAAAACGAAGTAAGTAAAGCCGGATATTACAGCGTTTTATTGGATAAATATAAAATCAAAGCTGAGTTAACCGCTAGCGAAAGAGTCGGTTTTCATAAATATACATTCAATTCCACTACAGACAATCACGTTTTGCTGGATCTTGCAGACGGAATAGGTTGGGATAAACCGGTAAAAACTTTCATAAAAAAACTAAACGAAACAACGCTTGTTGGATACAGATATTCTGCAGGTTGGGCGGCTGATCAGCGTATTTTCTTTACGATTGAATTTTCAGAACCAATTTCAAATATTGCACTTTACGACAATATAACCGCTGTAAATGGAAGCGAAGGAGAAGGTTTAAAAATGAAAGCCGTTTTGGATTTCAAGACTTTAAAAAACAAACAAGTTTTAGTAAAAGTTGGAATTTCTCCGGTAAGTTATGAAAACGCTTCTGCGAATATTAAAGCCGAGATTCCGGGTTGGGATTTTAATGCTGTAGCAAAAGAAGCGACTTCAAAGTGGAATAAAGAATTGAACAAAATTCAGATCAAAGCAGACGATAAAACCATGAAAGTTTTTTACACTTCTTTGTATCATACCATGTCTGCGCCTTCAATTTTCAATGATGTAAACGGAGATTATAGAGGAACAGACAAGAAAGTTTACGAAAAAGCAAATTTTACAAACTATACCACTTTTTCACTTTGGGATACTTACCGAGGTTTGCATCCTTTATACACGATTACACAACCGGATAAAATCAACGATATTGTAAAATCATTTTTGGCAATTTACGAACAACAAGGTCGATTACCGGTTTGGCATTTAATGGGGAATGAAACCAACACGATGAACGGAAATCACTCGATTGCCGTGATTGTAGATGCTTACATGAAAGGTTATAGAGATTACGATACTGCATTGGCATACGAAGCGATCAAAAAAACGGCGATGCAAACGCGTGACGGAATGGATTATGTTCAAAAATTAGAATATATTCCGGCTGATAAAATGTTAGAATCTGTTGGAAATGCTTTAGAATATGCGATCGACGATTATTGTGTGGCACAAATGGCAAAATCTTTAGGCAAAACTGATGATTATAATTATTTCACTAAAAGAGCTAATTTGTACAAACTTTATTTCGATAAAGAAACCACTTTCATGAGAGGAAAATTGACAGATGGAAATTGGAGAACGCCATTTAATCCGCTTTCATCAGCACATCGTAAAGACGATTATGTTGAGGGAAATGCGTGGCAATATACTTGGTTAGTTCCTCAGGATCCTTATGGTTTAATTGAATTATTTGGAAGTGATGATAAGTTTTTAGTCAAATTAGATTCACTTTTCTTAATCACAGATAAAGTTGAAGGAGAAGAAATTTCACCTGATATTAGCGGATTAATTGGTCAATATGCACAAGGAAATGAACCGAATCATCATATTCCATATCTTTATGCATATGCAGGACAACCTTGGAAAACAGCCAAACTAATTCGTGAAATCGATGATAAATTCTACTCGACAAAACCAGACGGATTATGCGGAAATGAGGATTTAGGACAAATGTCGGCTTGGTATGTTTTATCTTCAATGGGATTCTATTCGGTTAATCCGGCAAACGGAATTTACGTTTTAGGAAGTCCGTTGGTAAATACAGCGACAATTCATCATAAAGAAGGTATTTCGTTTACATTGAATGCAATCGATAATAGTAAAACAAATATCTATATTCAAAAAGCAGAATACAACGGAAAACCTTATACAAAATCATATATCACACAAGATATGATCGTAAAAGGAGGAGAATTAAAATTGTTTATGGGAAGTAAACCATCGACAACTTTTGGAGTTAAGAAGGAAGATAGACCTATTTGA
- a CDS encoding glycoside hydrolase family 2 protein — MECKKSFYWFVGICIVNFSLAANAQNIDIKTGWQYRETKTEKWNPATVPGEIHTDLLNNKAIPDPFYRDNEKKLEWIEKKDWEYKTTFKVNPEVLKKKNTELVFDGLDTYATVYLNNQLVLKADNMFLQWRVDVKKILKSGNNDLVVVFKSAQNVVDSLAKKDLPFVIPDNPRAYVRKAQYHFGWDWGPKFTTCGIWKTPRLEAYDKKTPEKPYVLDRKIELVQEPDNVGKTFYFKIDGKPVYMKGANYIPSDAFLSRVTKKEYEKVIGMAKDANMNMLRVWGGGIYEDDYFYDLCDKNGIYVWQDFMFAGTMVPGDDAFFANVKKEVQYQVKRLRHHKSIVLWCGNNEIDEAFKDWGWQKSMKMPKQDSIRLWKDYVRLFQDSIPKWVKEVDNKRPYISSSPSFHWSQAKSLTEGDSHYWGTWWGLEDVEAVQNKTGRFVSEYGMQAMPNYSSIERFTQAEDRYLYSDILQAHQKAGKGFMKLDSYLSRYFIDSTKISKMNVEDYTYLTQCLQYYSLKNIIGIHRSKAPYNMGTLVWQLNDCWPVASWSVTDYYDRQPKAAWYAMKEAYRDDKTPEIDLTRPISLKLDDPKITWTLKGNKLTLKVLKDAKYVNVSIKGYTGKWSDNYFSLKAGEEKTITFEGKIAKPEVRVYSLYDVLKRY; from the coding sequence ATGGAATGTAAAAAAAGCTTTTATTGGTTTGTCGGAATTTGTATCGTCAATTTTTCATTGGCAGCAAATGCTCAAAACATAGATATAAAAACGGGTTGGCAATATCGTGAAACCAAAACTGAGAAATGGAATCCTGCAACAGTTCCGGGAGAAATCCATACCGATTTATTGAATAATAAAGCAATTCCGGATCCATTTTACAGAGACAATGAGAAAAAATTAGAATGGATCGAAAAGAAAGATTGGGAATATAAAACCACTTTTAAAGTAAATCCGGAAGTTTTAAAAAAGAAAAATACAGAACTCGTTTTTGACGGATTAGATACTTATGCAACCGTTTATCTGAACAATCAATTGGTTTTGAAAGCCGATAATATGTTTCTGCAATGGCGTGTAGATGTAAAAAAGATATTGAAATCAGGAAATAACGATTTGGTAGTTGTGTTTAAATCGGCACAAAATGTAGTCGATTCGCTTGCCAAAAAAGATTTACCATTTGTAATTCCGGACAATCCACGTGCTTATGTTCGTAAAGCGCAATATCATTTTGGATGGGATTGGGGACCAAAATTCACCACGTGCGGAATCTGGAAAACTCCACGATTAGAAGCTTACGACAAAAAAACTCCAGAGAAACCATATGTATTAGATCGCAAAATCGAATTGGTGCAAGAGCCAGATAATGTTGGAAAAACATTCTATTTTAAAATAGATGGAAAGCCAGTTTATATGAAAGGTGCTAATTATATTCCGTCAGATGCTTTTCTTTCGAGAGTAACCAAAAAAGAATACGAAAAAGTAATTGGTATGGCGAAAGATGCCAATATGAATATGCTCCGTGTTTGGGGTGGAGGAATTTATGAAGACGATTATTTCTACGATTTATGTGATAAAAACGGAATCTACGTTTGGCAGGATTTTATGTTTGCCGGAACAATGGTACCGGGAGACGATGCTTTTTTTGCCAATGTAAAAAAAGAAGTTCAGTATCAGGTGAAACGTTTACGTCATCATAAAAGTATTGTTTTGTGGTGCGGAAATAATGAAATCGACGAAGCCTTTAAAGATTGGGGATGGCAAAAAAGCATGAAAATGCCCAAACAAGATTCGATTCGTTTATGGAAAGATTACGTTCGTTTGTTTCAGGACAGTATTCCAAAATGGGTAAAAGAAGTCGATAATAAACGCCCGTATATTAGTTCATCGCCATCATTTCATTGGTCACAAGCAAAAAGTTTAACCGAAGGCGACAGCCATTATTGGGGAACCTGGTGGGGATTAGAAGATGTAGAAGCCGTACAGAATAAAACAGGACGTTTTGTGAGCGAATACGGAATGCAGGCAATGCCAAATTATTCTTCTATCGAAAGATTTACGCAAGCTGAAGACCGATATTTATATTCGGATATTTTGCAGGCGCATCAAAAAGCTGGAAAAGGGTTCATGAAATTAGATTCGTATTTGAGTCGTTATTTTATTGATTCGACCAAAATAAGTAAAATGAATGTGGAGGATTATACGTATCTGACACAATGTTTACAATATTATTCTCTTAAAAATATTATCGGAATCCACCGTTCAAAAGCGCCTTATAATATGGGAACTTTGGTTTGGCAGCTTAACGATTGCTGGCCAGTAGCAAGTTGGAGTGTAACCGATTATTATGACAGACAACCAAAAGCGGCTTGGTACGCAATGAAAGAAGCATATCGAGATGATAAAACTCCGGAAATTGATTTAACACGTCCGATAAGTTTAAAATTAGATGATCCAAAAATCACCTGGACATTAAAAGGAAACAAGCTGACACTGAAAGTCTTAAAAGATGCAAAATATGTCAATGTTTCGATAAAAGGATACACCGGAAAATGGAGCGATAATTATTTTAGCCTAAAAGCAGGAGAAGAAAAAACAATCACATTTGAAGGGAAAATTGCAAAACCAGAGGTTAGAGTTTATTCTCTATATGATGTTTTAAAGAGGTACTAA
- a CDS encoding SusD/RagB family nutrient-binding outer membrane lipoprotein, whose translation MKNKFIKIFCVAIVGAMTLTSCDKGFEEMNTNPNALTDPAIKSMFTLAEIYVDGQDYSNTRGNNAYAAQIVQQFSSLGGPGSKYTYSSEYSGSLFGESYGKGLNQIFQLLSVVENSPENSNMIQACRIMKVFMFQKLTDTYGEIPYFEAGKGYNGNVFAPKYDTQEAIYNDLLKELDEAGTALDANKAFVGNADLYYQSDVAKWKKLANSLMLRVAMRLSKVNPAKAQQYVEKAVAKGVFTSNTESLVLKHDAGPQGVRTNPITSSWVRNDLNGGDSNTKYSKTFIDMLKNNNDPRLRIYAKLEASGDNNPASQQGLANDAKEFPGGDKKLFSDPNTSTVLRLDAPTLIMSYAEVKFLLAEAAVKGWNVGDTAQNLYQDGVRAAMEVLVIFGDKVPAVSLAEYNTYIAAHPFKATGTEAQKIEQIITQKWIVLLFNGFEAFSEYRRTGYPVLVPVNDPAGETKGTVPRRLIYDQSELITNEANYKAAIARQGLDLMTTRIWWDKQ comes from the coding sequence ATGAAAAATAAATTTATAAAAATATTCTGTGTCGCAATTGTTGGTGCAATGACATTAACATCATGCGATAAAGGATTCGAGGAAATGAATACGAATCCAAATGCATTGACAGATCCGGCGATAAAATCTATGTTTACACTTGCTGAGATTTATGTAGATGGACAAGATTATTCTAACACAAGAGGAAACAATGCATATGCGGCTCAAATCGTTCAGCAATTTTCTTCATTAGGCGGACCAGGTTCAAAATATACTTATTCTTCTGAATATTCAGGATCTCTTTTTGGAGAATCATATGGTAAAGGATTGAATCAGATTTTTCAATTGTTATCTGTAGTAGAAAACTCTCCTGAAAATAGTAATATGATTCAGGCTTGCAGAATCATGAAAGTATTCATGTTTCAAAAATTGACAGATACTTACGGTGAAATTCCTTACTTCGAAGCAGGAAAAGGATATAACGGAAATGTTTTTGCTCCAAAATATGACACACAAGAAGCTATCTACAATGATCTTCTAAAAGAATTAGATGAAGCTGGTACTGCATTGGATGCTAATAAAGCATTTGTAGGTAACGCCGATTTGTACTACCAAAGTGATGTTGCCAAATGGAAAAAACTGGCAAACTCATTAATGTTGAGAGTTGCAATGCGTTTGTCTAAAGTAAACCCTGCAAAAGCACAACAATATGTTGAGAAAGCTGTAGCTAAAGGTGTTTTTACTTCAAATACTGAAAGTCTTGTTTTAAAACATGATGCAGGACCACAAGGAGTTAGAACAAACCCAATTACTTCATCTTGGGTTAGAAATGACCTTAACGGAGGAGATTCTAATACAAAATACAGCAAAACGTTTATCGATATGTTGAAAAACAATAACGATCCACGTTTAAGAATTTATGCCAAATTGGAAGCTTCAGGAGACAACAATCCTGCAAGCCAACAAGGACTTGCAAATGATGCAAAAGAATTTCCGGGTGGAGACAAGAAATTATTCTCAGATCCTAATACTTCTACAGTATTACGTTTAGATGCACCAACTTTGATTATGTCTTATGCTGAGGTTAAATTCTTATTGGCAGAAGCAGCAGTAAAAGGCTGGAATGTTGGAGACACGGCACAAAATCTTTACCAAGACGGAGTTAGAGCTGCAATGGAAGTTCTGGTTATTTTTGGAGATAAAGTACCAGCGGTTTCACTTGCAGAATACAACACTTATATTGCTGCTCATCCTTTTAAAGCTACTGGAACAGAAGCTCAAAAAATTGAACAAATTATCACTCAAAAATGGATTGTATTGTTATTCAATGGTTTTGAAGCATTTTCAGAATATAGAAGAACAGGATATCCGGTTTTAGTTCCGGTAAATGATCCTGCGGGAGAAACAAAAGGAACAGTACCAAGAAGATTAATTTATGATCAGTCAGAATTGATAACAAATGAGGCTAATTATAAAGCAGCGATCGCTCGCCAAGGGTTGGATTTAATGACAACCAGAATTTGGTGGGATAAACAATAG